The Hydra vulgaris chromosome 11, alternate assembly HydraT2T_AEP genome contains a region encoding:
- the LOC136086717 gene encoding zinc finger protein 862-like, producing the protein MTSEAKKIQDSKPISKNLKTFLSWGKESVIGYTEENGLVVKIWCKICARNKTEILTDALVKGVSNHSLKAFTEGTCVVTKYQVDRHLRGQSHRLAVLIDNGNSEDPGSSCIANLDMENLLTITQDNREALLKMIRTAYEMALKPSMPHCHFKTLIKCQRLNGALLLQGKDNNKAAREYISCIASAIKEKVAKIVNETNFFSILSDGSQARKTKDEKELILVRVEREGTPACFVVSLLDMNSLGGMNANTIKKAIDSIFIETGSVPLTASAYKYKLVSATADGACVNFGIYNGVLTQLKKDRMWLIKIHCVNHRLELAIKDAVKDISQYKECERFYISIFNLFRNSGKLKCAVKKAAEALNITFYTLPKIFGTRFISHRRRGFTKLLHNWPSLIVGFDNTLADRDTKADMRAKLSGLSKRLHDYRLLCMVCSYLDILEKLSPLSLVFEKQMLMVNELKPAVDITKASLAELSHEDIDNIIDSYLLKFKINEKDGSTNLLSSYFKEGNELKKSNPEFVEIELNNMANLNFECIHSAIKVRKLAIEIILPLINDRFSSLLNPIFESMDWLDPQVWIADSMYGDASISLLLNEFFYPLEKLGMDFKMVLSEWRAAKLLINAQYTTALTPLQIWQNIFLYYKIKFPNLSLLVELLMCIAGSNSAVERVFSILTVILTDRRLKMNHSTMEDSIIIAGNDTNFTQQERDDILSRAVDIFLDKRRVFFLDSANASIATDYSSEESCTSEDISSISESDG; encoded by the exons ATGACatctgaagcaaaaaaaattcaagatagtaaaccaatatctaagaacttaaaaacttttctttcgtgggggaaagaatcagttattgGATACACGGAAGAAAATGGCTTAGTTGTCAAAATATGGTGTAAGATTTGTGCTAGGAacaaaactgaaattttaacGGATGCTTTAGTTAAAGGAGTATCAAATCATTCTTTGAAAGCGTTTACGGAGGGAACTTGTGTGGTGACAAAGTATcag gtTGATCGCCATCTTAGAGGGCAAAGCCATAGATTAGCGGTGCTGATTGATAATGGTAACTCAGAAGATCCTGGAAGTAGTTGTATTGCTAACCTCGATATGGAAAACTTGTTAACTATTACACAAGACAACCGCGAAGCGTTATTAAAGATGATTAGAACAGCCTATGAAATGGCTCTAAAACCAAGCATGCCACATTGCCATTTCAAGACACTGATCAAATGCCAAAGACTTAATGGTGCACTCCTTTTACAAGGAAAAGACAACAATAAAGCAG caCGTGAATATATCTCATGCATTGCCAGTGccattaaagaaaaagttgctAAAATTGTCAATGAAACAAACTTTTTCTCCATTCTTTCCGATGGTTCTCAGGCTAGAAAAACAAAGGATGAAAAAGAGTTGATTCTTGTGCGCGTTGAACGCGAAGGGACCCCTGCCTGTTTTGTAGTTTCTTTACTTGATATGAACAGTTTGGGTGGTATGAATGCCAATACCATTAAAAAGGCTATTGATAGCATTTTTATTGAAACCGGTAGTGTTCCTTTAACTGCGTCAGCTTACAAATACAAACTTGTAAGCGCTACGGCCGACGGAGCTTGCGTTAATTTTGGAATTTATAATGGCGTgttaacacaattaaaaaaagatagaatGTGGCTGATAAAAATTCACTGCGTAAACCATCGTTTAGAATTAGCAATAAAAGATGCTGTGAAAGATATTTCCCAGTATAAAGAGTGTGAACGTTTTTACATTtccatatttaatttatttcgcAATTCTGGAAAGCTAAAATGCGCAGTTAAAAAAGCTGCTGAGGCTTTGAACATTACATTTTACACGTTGCCTAAAATATTTGGAACGCGCTTTATAAGTCACAGGAGACGCGGCtttacaaaacttttacataattGGCCTTCGCTTATTGTGGGTTTCGATAATACTCTTGCTGATCGCGACACTAAAGCAGATATGCGTGCTAAACTTTCTGGATTGTCCAAACGGTTGCATGACTACAGACTATTATGTATGGTTTGTAGTTATTTGGACATCTTAGAAAAGTTATCACCATTATCATtggtttttgaaaaacaaatgttaatgGTGAATGAGTTAAAACCAGCGGTGGATATAACAAAGGCTAGCTTAGCGGAATTAAGCCATGaagatattgataatattattgatTCATATTTACTCAAGtttaaaatcaatgaaaaagaTGGTTCAACCAATCTTCTTTCTTCGTATTTCAAAGAAGGTAACGAATTGAAAAAATCAAACCCTGAGTTTGTTGAGATTGAACTCAACAATATGGCTAATCTTAACTTTGAATGTATTCATTCTGCCATTAAAGTAAGAAAATTAGCAATTGAAATCATTCTGCCATTAATAAACGATAGATTTAGTTCGCTGTTAAATCCCATATTCGAATCAATGGATTGGTTAGATCCGCAAGTATGGATAGCAGACAGCATGTATGGTGATGCCAGCATATCTTTATTACTAAACGAATTTTTTTACCCTCTAGAAAAATTAGGAATGGATTTTAAAATGGTTCTTTCGGAATGGAGAGCTgcaaaactattaataaatgcGCAGTACACCACTGCACTCACACCATTGCAAATATGGcagaatatttttctttattataaaattaagtttccAAACTTGAGTCTTTTAGTTGAACTTCTGATGTGTATTGCTGGTTCTAATTCAGCTGTCGAACGCGTTTTCAGTATTTTGACTGTGATTTTGACTGATAGGCGTTTAAAGATGAACCACTCAACAATGGAAGACTCAATAATCATAGCAGGGAATGACACGAATTTCACTCAACAAGAACGCGATGATATTTTAAGTCGTGCTGTGGATATTTTCTTAGATAAGCGAAgagtttttttccttgattcAGCTAATGCTAGTATTGCCACTGATTATAGTAGCGAAGAAAGCTGCACCAGTGAAGATATAAGTTCTATATCTGAATCGGAcggataa